One part of the Clostridium thermosuccinogenes genome encodes these proteins:
- the secE gene encoding preprotein translocase subunit SecE yields MADNVKVSKLAKARKGFVKFFREVRLELKKVIWLSRNQLIKNTATVIGFCLFFGIIIWVVDAGLSKLIEVTLMR; encoded by the coding sequence ATGGCTGATAACGTTAAAGTTTCCAAACTTGCCAAGGCTCGTAAGGGATTTGTAAAGTTCTTCAGGGAAGTAAGACTAGAACTGAAAAAGGTTATATGGCTTAGCAGGAATCAGCTGATTAAAAATACTGCCACAGTAATAGGATTCTGCTTATTCTTTGGCATTATTATTTGGGTGGTTGATGCTGGATTAAGCAAGCTCATTGAGGTCACTTTGATGAGATAA
- the rpmG gene encoding 50S ribosomal protein L33, producing the protein MRVKITLACTDCKQRNYSSMKNKKNDPDRLEMKKYCKFCHKHTVHKETK; encoded by the coding sequence ATGAGAGTTAAAATTACATTGGCTTGTACCGACTGCAAGCAAAGGAATTACAGCAGCATGAAAAATAAGAAAAATGACCCTGACAGACTTGAAATGAAAAAGTATTGCAAATTCTGCCATAAGCATACAGTTCACAAGGAAACTAAATAA
- a CDS encoding family 1 encapsulin nanocompartment shell protein, which yields MDYLSREGSPISSELWSKIDDAVVSMAKQTLVGRRFLEIYGPLGAGVQSINVDDLSELEETGDGLVKIKGRRYEHIPLIKQDFSLLWRDLEASEQSGLPVDLSAAMKAAAKCARKEDELIFLGNEEMGYKGLLTEEGITRLQKGDWNEGENPVRDVAKGLAKFVEYGLVGRKALIVSPDIFMQLQRIQPGTGITEYDRLQKLINGNIFTTPVLGMNNAILVCAEKQYMDLAIGQDMVTAYLETRDLNHYFRIIETVLLRIKNKKAVVAFE from the coding sequence ATGGATTATTTATCCAGAGAAGGGTCACCGATATCTTCTGAGCTTTGGAGTAAAATTGATGATGCGGTTGTTTCCATGGCAAAGCAAACCCTGGTGGGCAGAAGGTTTCTTGAAATTTACGGACCCTTAGGCGCAGGCGTACAGAGCATCAATGTGGATGATCTTTCAGAATTGGAGGAGACAGGGGACGGACTGGTAAAGATCAAGGGAAGAAGATATGAACATATTCCGCTTATAAAACAGGATTTTTCACTGCTTTGGAGGGACCTGGAGGCCAGTGAGCAATCAGGGCTTCCTGTTGACTTGTCGGCTGCGATGAAGGCGGCAGCGAAATGTGCAAGAAAAGAGGATGAGCTCATCTTTCTGGGCAATGAAGAGATGGGCTATAAAGGTTTGCTGACAGAAGAAGGCATTACCAGGCTTCAAAAAGGGGACTGGAATGAGGGAGAAAACCCTGTGAGAGATGTGGCGAAAGGTCTGGCCAAATTCGTAGAGTATGGCCTGGTGGGCAGGAAGGCGCTCATTGTCAGTCCTGATATCTTTATGCAATTGCAGAGAATACAGCCGGGTACTGGAATTACAGAATATGACCGGCTGCAGAAGCTGATAAACGGAAATATTTTCACTACACCGGTATTAGGCATGAACAATGCGATATTGGTTTGTGCAGAGAAGCAGTATATGGATTTGGCAATTGGTCAGGATATGGTTACGGCTTATCTTGAGACAAGAGATTTGAACCACTATTTCCGCATAATAGAAACCGTATTGCTTAGAATAAAGAACAAAAAGGCCGTCGTTGCGTTTGAATAA
- a CDS encoding demethoxyubiquinone hydroxylase family protein — MASFANPFAGNLPRKITKEELIQAIRLDIAGELEAIFVYDAHVQATDDPVAKTVLADIRDEEKAHVGELMTLLQYLDPDEAERFAEGQQEVKEMLEKLNISTKGTTKPNTTVGSLVKE; from the coding sequence ATGGCTAGTTTTGCAAATCCATTTGCAGGTAATCTGCCGAGGAAAATAACAAAGGAAGAACTGATCCAGGCTATACGATTGGACATTGCCGGGGAGCTTGAGGCAATTTTTGTGTATGATGCCCATGTCCAGGCAACCGACGATCCTGTGGCAAAAACCGTGCTTGCCGATATAAGGGATGAAGAAAAAGCTCATGTGGGCGAACTCATGACTCTGCTTCAATATCTGGATCCGGATGAAGCGGAACGATTTGCAGAGGGGCAGCAAGAGGTCAAGGAAATGCTTGAAAAATTGAATATCAGTACAAAAGGTACCACCAAACCCAATACTACGGTAGGGAGCCTGGTAAAAGAGTAA
- a CDS encoding glycoside hydrolase family 3 C-terminal domain-containing protein, producing MDYKQRAKELVAQMTLAEKCSQMMHTAPAIERLGVKEYNWWNECLHGVGRSGTATVFPQPIGMAASFNTELMYDVATAISDEARAKYNEYKKFGSTLIYQGLTYWSPNINIFRDPRWGRGHETYGEDPLLTGKMGVAFIKGLQGNDPKHRKVDATIKHYAVHSGPEGERHSFNAVVSDKDLRETYLWAFKYCIENADPSAVMGSYNRINGEPACASKTYLKEMLYGTFGFDGYVVSDCGAICDIDKYHKVTQTPMESAALAVNNGCILNCGDAYKWLKAAVAAGMVSEETITKAVEKLFEARFRLGMFDDDCVYDQIPYDVVECDKHRALNRRMAQESVVLLKNDGILPLKNPKAIAVIGPNADDKSVLLGNYEGTPSRYATILRGIQDATDAKIYYARGCHIYSDEIHSWQEQPLREAIIAAQKSDVVIMCMGLNPSMEGEEGDAYNGADSGDKKDIELPASQKRLLEEIIKVGKPIVFLNVSGSCINLTRADEACNAVLQVFYPGAEGGNAVADILFGKVSPSGKLPVTFYRSTEDLPDFRDYSMENRTYKYFKGKPLYPFGHGLSYTKFSITDVSFDSQKASLTITNEGDYDGSEVIKVFARDRNNSRLNCRLVGFQKVFLKRGEAMRVQVDMCQDVMELFDDTSDIEFFIK from the coding sequence ATGGATTATAAGCAGAGGGCAAAAGAGCTTGTAGCTCAGATGACGCTGGCAGAAAAGTGCTCGCAGATGATGCATACCGCACCTGCAATTGAAAGGTTGGGGGTTAAAGAGTACAACTGGTGGAATGAATGTCTCCATGGGGTGGGAAGATCCGGAACCGCAACGGTTTTCCCTCAGCCAATAGGAATGGCCGCCAGTTTTAATACAGAGCTGATGTATGATGTAGCTACGGCTATATCTGATGAAGCACGGGCAAAGTACAATGAATACAAGAAATTTGGCAGCACCTTAATATATCAAGGGCTCACGTATTGGTCTCCGAACATAAATATTTTCCGTGACCCCAGATGGGGACGAGGCCATGAGACTTACGGAGAAGATCCTCTACTTACAGGTAAAATGGGTGTTGCATTTATAAAAGGGTTGCAGGGAAATGATCCAAAGCACCGCAAGGTGGATGCAACCATAAAGCACTATGCTGTACACAGCGGCCCGGAAGGAGAAAGGCACTCCTTTAATGCCGTGGTAAGCGATAAGGATTTGAGAGAAACCTATCTGTGGGCTTTCAAATACTGTATAGAAAATGCCGATCCATCGGCTGTTATGGGTTCTTACAACAGGATAAACGGAGAACCGGCATGTGCCAGCAAAACATATCTAAAAGAAATGCTGTACGGCACTTTTGGATTTGACGGGTATGTTGTGTCTGACTGTGGTGCCATATGCGACATCGACAAATACCATAAAGTTACACAAACTCCTATGGAAAGTGCTGCCCTGGCAGTAAACAACGGTTGCATATTAAACTGCGGTGATGCCTACAAATGGTTAAAGGCAGCAGTGGCCGCCGGAATGGTCAGCGAAGAAACCATAACAAAAGCGGTAGAGAAGTTGTTTGAGGCACGTTTCCGTCTGGGAATGTTTGATGATGATTGCGTATATGATCAAATACCCTATGATGTGGTGGAATGCGACAAACATCGTGCACTTAACCGGAGGATGGCTCAGGAAAGCGTTGTGCTGCTTAAAAACGACGGAATACTTCCTTTGAAGAATCCAAAGGCTATCGCAGTAATCGGACCCAACGCCGATGACAAATCGGTATTGCTGGGCAACTATGAAGGCACTCCTTCAAGGTATGCAACCATTCTGAGGGGAATACAGGATGCTACCGATGCGAAGATATACTATGCCCGGGGATGTCATATTTATAGTGATGAGATTCACTCCTGGCAGGAACAGCCGTTGCGGGAAGCGATAATTGCAGCCCAGAAGAGCGATGTTGTAATTATGTGCATGGGCCTCAACCCATCCATGGAGGGTGAGGAAGGAGATGCATATAATGGAGCGGACAGCGGTGACAAAAAGGATATAGAGCTTCCGGCATCACAAAAAAGGCTTTTGGAGGAAATTATAAAGGTGGGGAAACCCATTGTATTCCTTAATGTTTCCGGAAGCTGCATAAACCTCACAAGAGCTGATGAGGCTTGTAATGCGGTGCTCCAGGTTTTCTACCCCGGAGCGGAAGGCGGTAATGCCGTCGCCGATATTTTATTCGGTAAAGTATCCCCCAGTGGAAAGCTGCCGGTAACCTTCTACAGATCTACGGAGGATTTGCCGGATTTCAGGGATTATTCCATGGAAAACAGGACATATAAGTATTTTAAGGGTAAACCCCTTTATCCCTTTGGACATGGATTGTCCTACACGAAATTTTCGATAACCGATGTGAGCTTTGACAGCCAGAAGGCGTCTTTGACTATAACCAATGAAGGGGATTATGACGGAAGCGAAGTAATAAAAGTATTTGCCCGGGACAGAAATAACAGCCGCCTTAACTGCAGGCTTGTTGGATTTCAAAAAGTATTTTTGAAACGCGGCGAAGCAATGAGGGTGCAAGTTGATATGTGCCAGGATGTTATGGAACTTTTTGATGATACATCGGACATAGAATTTTTCATAAAATAG
- a CDS encoding carbohydrate ABC transporter permease, translated as MANYNIIKKTKGDIVFDVVNTIFMLALVFITLYPMYYVLCASFSNNVKLLANPGALWYPQGFNLGAYKLAFKHPLLLSGYKNILIVLGVSLPINIILTLFCGYFLAAKRVLFKKPILAIIMFTMFFNGGMIPTYLNVRSLGLFNSLWALILPGAMSVYNAIICKTAIEGIPDSLTESAYIDGANDILIIFRIILPLIMPTIAVLLLYYGIGHWNSWFSASLYIQDNTKLPIQNVLRAVLIANSNILNSAATEDDQINQFAETIKYSAIVISTVPVLFLYPFLQKYFVKGALIGAVKG; from the coding sequence ATGGCAAATTATAATATAATCAAAAAGACGAAAGGTGACATTGTCTTTGATGTAGTAAATACGATTTTTATGCTTGCCCTCGTGTTCATAACCCTATACCCTATGTACTATGTACTGTGTGCCTCATTCAGCAATAATGTCAAGCTTTTGGCAAACCCAGGTGCCCTTTGGTACCCTCAAGGCTTTAATCTTGGCGCATATAAGCTGGCTTTCAAACACCCTCTGCTGTTAAGCGGCTATAAAAACATATTGATTGTATTGGGGGTATCGCTGCCTATAAACATCATACTGACATTGTTCTGCGGCTACTTTCTGGCAGCAAAAAGGGTGCTCTTCAAAAAGCCCATTCTTGCAATCATCATGTTTACGATGTTTTTTAACGGAGGTATGATACCCACTTACCTGAATGTGCGCTCGCTGGGCCTTTTCAATTCATTATGGGCATTGATTCTTCCCGGTGCCATGAGCGTTTACAACGCGATAATCTGCAAAACAGCTATTGAAGGAATACCGGACAGTCTGACAGAATCAGCTTATATAGATGGTGCAAATGATATTCTGATCATATTTAGAATAATTCTTCCGTTGATTATGCCGACCATTGCAGTTCTGCTTCTGTATTACGGCATTGGACATTGGAACAGCTGGTTCTCCGCATCACTGTATATACAGGATAACACCAAGCTTCCGATTCAGAATGTACTGCGTGCGGTTCTTATAGCAAACTCGAACATATTGAACTCGGCTGCAACGGAGGACGACCAGATCAATCAATTTGCCGAGACCATCAAATATTCTGCGATAGTGATCAGTACGGTTCCGGTGCTGTTCCTGTATCCTTTCCTTCAGAAGTATTTTGTGAAAGGTGCTTTGATTGGGGCAGTCAAAGGCTGA
- a CDS encoding ABC transporter permease gives MAIKNRTSDSRAGTWTLGRTIIHDFKLNKYKYLIILPVIIYLAVFAYKPMYGLIIAFKDYRPALGIDGSKWVGLKHFKNFFNDVYFLRLIRNTISISGLNILFGFPVPIILALLLNEIRSSWFKRTVQTITYMPYFISLVVVCSLVKTYCQSDGIFSQISVALGGEAKNFLMDSKYFYPIYVISDIWKNMGWNSIIYLAALASIDQEQYEAARIDGAGRFKQMIHVTLPGLMPTITVLFILRMGGLLNVGYEKILLLYSEAIYDVADVISTYVYRKGIINTAYSYSTAVGLFNSVVNVFFLLISNTLSKKVTQSSLF, from the coding sequence ATGGCGATCAAAAATCGTACTTCTGACAGTCGAGCAGGAACCTGGACTTTAGGCCGAACCATTATTCACGATTTTAAACTCAACAAATATAAATATCTTATCATTTTACCGGTCATTATATATCTTGCTGTCTTTGCCTATAAACCAATGTACGGCTTGATCATCGCTTTCAAGGATTACCGTCCGGCATTGGGTATTGACGGCAGCAAGTGGGTTGGCCTTAAACATTTTAAAAACTTTTTCAATGATGTGTATTTCCTGCGCCTGATCAGGAACACTATTTCCATCAGCGGGCTAAACATTCTGTTCGGTTTTCCGGTACCTATTATTCTGGCGCTTCTGCTGAACGAAATTCGCAGTTCCTGGTTCAAGCGTACGGTACAGACCATCACATATATGCCATATTTCATTTCTCTGGTGGTGGTGTGCTCACTGGTGAAGACTTATTGCCAGAGCGACGGTATCTTCTCCCAAATCTCCGTAGCGCTGGGAGGAGAGGCAAAGAATTTTCTGATGGACAGCAAGTACTTTTATCCTATATATGTCATCTCTGACATATGGAAGAATATGGGTTGGAATTCCATAATATATTTGGCTGCTCTAGCCAGTATTGACCAGGAGCAGTATGAGGCTGCAAGAATTGACGGCGCAGGCAGGTTTAAGCAGATGATCCATGTAACTTTGCCGGGTCTGATGCCTACCATTACGGTTTTATTCATTTTGCGCATGGGCGGTTTATTGAATGTCGGTTATGAAAAAATCCTGCTTCTTTATTCAGAAGCAATCTATGATGTGGCGGATGTAATATCGACATATGTTTACAGGAAAGGTATCATCAATACCGCTTACAGCTATAGTACGGCAGTAGGTTTGTTCAACTCGGTGGTGAATGTATTTTTCCTGCTGATCTCAAACACCTTAAGTAAAAAGGTTACACAGTCGAGTTTGTTCTAA